A genome region from Macadamia integrifolia cultivar HAES 741 unplaced genomic scaffold, SCU_Mint_v3 scaffold_216A, whole genome shotgun sequence includes the following:
- the LOC122071373 gene encoding protein PATRONUS 2-like isoform X3, with product MANIRAQGKLIFQDENLGILHKEKNLGASVNGKANSFKESKKKGAGGGLGHRKALNDISNSSHIRQEASSKKNNNKLKEFNIAEEMCLHDHRKCIEARTAAMDRYHMDRFFLDHVIVSPVTSPKSKTSKAGFGSPPKSLELIPSPELSKPSAWLSRDSSILWDCPSPVRFEALTVDFSLKSDAKD from the exons ATGGCAAACATACGAGCACAAGGGAAGCTGATCTTTCAAGATGAGAATTTGGGTATCCTTCATAAAGAAAAGAATTTGG gggctTCTGTGAATGGAAAAGCAAATAGTTTTAAAGAATCCAAGAAGAAAGGAGCAGGAGGAGGACTTGGCCATCGGAAAGCACTCAATGATATTTCCAACTCATCTCACATTCGGCAAGAGGCCTCAtcaaagaagaataataataagTTGAAGGAGTTCAATATTGCTGAAGAAATGTGTTTGCATGATCACAGAAAGTGCATAGAGGCACGGACAGCAGCTATGGATCGGTATCATATGGACAGATTCTTTTTAGATCATG TGATAGTATCTCCAGTAACATCTCCAAAGTCCAAAACATCAAAG GCTGGTTTTGGTAGCCCTCCCAAGTCTCTGGAGTTGATACCATCACCTGAACTGTCAAAGCCTTCAGCATGGTTGAGCAGAGACTCTTCCATTTTGTGGGACTGTCCTTCCCCAGTACGATTTGAGGCACTCACTGTTGATTTTTCTCTCAAGTCAGATGCTAAGGATTAA
- the LOC122071373 gene encoding protein PATRONUS 2-like isoform X2, translating to MANIRAQGKLIFQDENLGILHKEKNLGIVHKGASVNGKANSFKESKKKGAGGGLGHRKALNDISNSSHIRQEASSKKNNNKLKEFNIAEEMCLHDHRKCIEARTAAMDRYHMDRFFLDHVIVSPVTSPKSKTSKAGFGSPPKSLELIPSPELSKPSAWLSRDSSILWDCPSPVRFEALTVDFSLKSDAKD from the exons ATGGCAAACATACGAGCACAAGGGAAGCTGATCTTTCAAGATGAGAATTTGGGTATCCTTCATAAAGAAAAGAATTTGGGTATTGTTCATAAAG gggctTCTGTGAATGGAAAAGCAAATAGTTTTAAAGAATCCAAGAAGAAAGGAGCAGGAGGAGGACTTGGCCATCGGAAAGCACTCAATGATATTTCCAACTCATCTCACATTCGGCAAGAGGCCTCAtcaaagaagaataataataagTTGAAGGAGTTCAATATTGCTGAAGAAATGTGTTTGCATGATCACAGAAAGTGCATAGAGGCACGGACAGCAGCTATGGATCGGTATCATATGGACAGATTCTTTTTAGATCATG TGATAGTATCTCCAGTAACATCTCCAAAGTCCAAAACATCAAAG GCTGGTTTTGGTAGCCCTCCCAAGTCTCTGGAGTTGATACCATCACCTGAACTGTCAAAGCCTTCAGCATGGTTGAGCAGAGACTCTTCCATTTTGTGGGACTGTCCTTCCCCAGTACGATTTGAG GCACTCACTGTTGATTTTTCTCTCAAGTCAGATGCTAAGGATTAA
- the LOC122071373 gene encoding protein PATRONUS 2-like isoform X1, giving the protein MANIRAQGKLIFQDENLGILHKEKNLGIVHKGASVNGKANSFKESKKKGAGGGLGHRKALNDISNSSHIRQEASSKKNNNKLKEFNIAEEMCLHDHRKCIEARTAAMDRYHMDRFFLDHVIVSPVTSPKSKTSKAGFGSPPKSLELIPSPELSKPSAWLSRDSSILWDCPSPVRFEALTVDFSLKSDAKD; this is encoded by the exons ATGGCAAACATACGAGCACAAGGGAAGCTGATCTTTCAAGATGAGAATTTGGGTATCCTTCATAAAGAAAAGAATTTGGGTATTGTTCATAAAG gggctTCTGTGAATGGAAAAGCAAATAGTTTTAAAGAATCCAAGAAGAAAGGAGCAGGAGGAGGACTTGGCCATCGGAAAGCACTCAATGATATTTCCAACTCATCTCACATTCGGCAAGAGGCCTCAtcaaagaagaataataataagTTGAAGGAGTTCAATATTGCTGAAGAAATGTGTTTGCATGATCACAGAAAGTGCATAGAGGCACGGACAGCAGCTATGGATCGGTATCATATGGACAGATTCTTTTTAGATCATG TGATAGTATCTCCAGTAACATCTCCAAAGTCCAAAACATCAAAG GCTGGTTTTGGTAGCCCTCCCAAGTCTCTGGAGTTGATACCATCACCTGAACTGTCAAAGCCTTCAGCATGGTTGAGCAGAGACTCTTCCATTTTGTGGGACTGTCCTTCCCCAGTACGATTTGAGGCACTCACTGTTGATTTTTCTCTCAAGTCAGATGCTAAGGATTAA